TTTTATGTATTCCATAAGTGTGTTTTCAAGCTCTCTGTCATCCTTGAGATAAAGAACGGTTTTACCTTTTTTGAGCCTGTAAAGGGGTGGTTGAGCTATATAGAGGTGCCCAGCCTCTATGAGCTTCGGCATGTACCTATAGAAGAAGGTCAAAAGCAAGGTTCTTATGTGCGACCCGTCCACATCCGCATCTGTCATAAGGATCACTTTGTGATACCTGAGCTTTGATAGGTCAAGCTCATCACCTATTCCACAACCTATTGAGCTAACTATGGCTTTTATCTCCTCGTTGGAGAAAACTTTATCAAGCCTTGCCTTCTCCACATTTAGTATCTTTCCTCTCAGTGGCAGTATAGCCTGCGTCCTTCTGTCTCTACCCTGCTTGGCTGAACCTCCTGCAGATTCTCCTTCCACTATGAAAAGCTCACACTTTTGGGGGTCCTTTTCCGAACAGTCCGCCAGCTTACCCGGCAGGGTGGTGTCTTCCAGTGGAGACTTTCTCCTCACCAACTCTTTCGCTTTTTTGGCCGCTTCCCTTGCAAGAGCAGCCTCTACCGCTTTTTCCACTATCTTCCTGTAAATTTCTTTATTCTCTTCAAAGTATTCTGAGAGATGCTCGTAAACCACAGACTCTACTATGCTCTTTACATTCTGGTTTCCCAGCTTGGTTTTAGTTTGCCCCTCAAATTGAGGCTCTGGCACTTTGCAAGACACCACCGCCACAAGCCCCTCCCTCAGGTCTTCACCAGTTATAGCTTCTTTTAGCTCCTTTTGAAGCTTTATGATCTGCAAGGATCTCATCACAGCCTTAGTAAGCCCGCTTCTAAATCCTGTTATGTGTGTTCCACCTTCCACAGTCTTTATGTTGTTAACAAAACTCTCTACAAGTTCTCTGTAGTCTTTTGTGTAAAGGAATGCCACATCCACATCTACGCCTTCCCTCTCCTCTCTTATTCTTATTACCTGGTCAAAGAGTGGTTCTTTACCTGTTGACAAAAACTTAACAAGCTCCTCTATGCCTTTGTCAAATTTATAAACAAACTCTTTGCCAATCCTTTCATCAAGGAGTCTGAAGGTACAATCTGGATTTAAGTAAGCCAGCTCCCTTACTCTCCTCTCCACCAAGTCAAGCTTTATCTTGGTGGTTTCAAATATATCCGCATCTGGTTTGAAAGTTACTTTTGTGCCTCTTTTTATGGTGCTTCCTATCACCTTCAGAGGGTATAATGGTTCTCCTCTGCTGTACTCCTGCCTGTGTATCTTTCCATCCCTGTATACTTCTACTGCTAACCACTCAGATAGAGCGTTCACTACAGAGGCACCTACACCATGAAGACCACCCGAATATCTGTAAACCTTTTTGTCAAACTTCCCACCAGCCCCCAGCATGGTAAATACCATCTGCACTGCTGGGATGCCCGTATCTGGGTGAAGGTCTACGGGTATGCCTCTACCGTCATCTTCAACGCTTACAGAACCGTCTTCGTGTATTACAACGCTTATGTTTTTTGCATAGCCAGCTACGTGCTCATCAACAGCGTTGTCAAGAATTTCCCAGAGTAAGTGATGCAGTCCCCTCTCCCCCACATCACCTATGTACATGGAAGGTCTAAGGCGAACGTGCTCAAGCCCTGTAACAGCTTTTATGTCCTCTGCTTGGTATCTTTCCATTTCCATAAGCAATTGGGAGAAGCACCCCCAGCGGGATTCGAACCCGCGATCTCCGCCTTGAAAGGGCGGTGTCCTGGACCGGGCTAGACGATGGGGGCTAACTTCTCAGAAACATTATACGGAAATTTAAAAGAATTGTCAAGTAGTGGAGCCTTCCTCGTCAAGATAAAAAACATCGTCGGAGATGGCATCGTTCCATCTTTTAAAGCCTGGCAGTGCCTCTATCCTGTACCATGAGGACCTGTACCATATACCCTTTGGATCCCTTTTGACGGGAGCAACTTGTGCAGCCTTGGTTTCTCTGTGATAATCCCAGGTTATGTATGCGTTGAAGTCTTGAACTATATCGGTTATGGCAACGCCAAACTCGGATGTGAGTGCTATCTGGAAGTCTCTCCACCTGAACACGGATGAGTCCCTCAGAGTAAGACCGAAGTATCCTACACCACCCTCCTCTTTGAGGGTTGCTATACCCCTACCTATGAAGGCTCTAAAAGCAGGCAGGGTTTCGGGAGGGTCTGATACAAAAACATCATAACATCCCAAAATCTCGGAGGGGAACGGGTTTCTAAGGTCCCAAACTCTCGCTTCCGCATTATCTATACCAAGCTCCCTAAAGATGCTGTTATCAAAATCAATGAGCCTTTTATCTATGTCAATAACAAGAACACTCTTAGCTTTTCTTGTAAGTGCTACCGCAAGGCCGGTAAGGTCATCCTCCGCACCTAAGACGATTATATCTTTATTTCTGAGGTCTCCCCTTGAGTCCATAAAGAGGACTCTTGAGATGGTGGTTTCGGGCGTCACAGACCCCTGGTCGTAATCCCTTATAGCCTTAGGTCTGTCCTTTGTGAGCTGTAAAAAGGTTCTATAAAACTCTATATCCGTGTAAAAAGGTATGCCCCTTCCTTCGCAGGCCTGGCAAACATAATCTACATAAGGTTCTATGCCGAGGTCTTTGATAAGGTCATAGCCCTTCTGAGTGAGCCTTATATTCTCCTCGTCATCAATAAAAGCGTATCCTTCCCTTATAAGCACCTTAATTATGCCTGATGCAGCGGGCACGGGAAGGTCTGACATGTCCACCACTTCCCAAAAATCACCGCTTTTTAAAAGGGCAGACAGAACTCTCTCAACATTCTTTTGGTATATCCTAACCTGGCTTTCTTCTCTCGCCTTAAAGGCAAGCTCTACCAATAAACTCACCGCCATCTCCTTTTCAAAAACAATTAAGATAAACTATTATATCACAGTATTTTTAATCTTCCTCAGGCATATCGTGTATAACTATTCTTTTGCCTGCCATGCGTGAGAGGATCTCGCACGCCACCTCTACACCTGAGCCTGCACAGGATGTAAAATGAGAGCTAAGTCCTGCTAAAGTGCCAATTACAAAAAGGTTAGGCAGCACTTCAAAATCTTTGTGTTTTATCATCACCCTTCCGGGCTTTGGAGATTTGGTGTTTTCCACCACCTGCAGTTCTAAACCCTCCATGTTGAAACCATGAAAACCCGTAGCCAAGACTAAAAATTCTGCGGTAAAGCTCTTTCCTGAGGAGGTATTTACCGTATACATGCCATTTTCCTGACTTATACTTCTGGCTTCTTCCTCCAGTATATCCACCCCACCCCAATCTTGTATCTGTTTTCTTATCTTTTCTAAAAGGTCCTTGCCCAAAATGGGATCAAGCCCAGGAACATTTTTAAGATAAGCCTTGTTTAGGTCAGAGCCTCCCTTGTCTAAGAGAAGGTACCTTTTGTCTTCTGCCCACTGCCAACCTCTACCTCTTGAAGAAGCCAGCATCAGAGCGCAGGAAAGCCCAGAAGCACCACCACCTACTATGACAACATGGTACTTCATAGAGCTTTATTATATCACCTTTTGAACTCCAAAGTAGGATTATCAAGGCTTCCGTAAATTATCAGGCTTATGCCATTGCCGCTTACCGTAACATTCAGTTGCGAATTCAGAAAATTTTTTCTGCTGAGTACAATACTGCCACTGCCTGATAGCGTATAGTCAGATACCAATGCCCTTCCATCAAAAGATTTCCCTTTGAATACCAGCGAAAGCTCATCCACTTTTGTATCCTTTACCTTAAGATTTAGGAGCTGTGCAGTCCCTCTTATACCGTCGTTTAAGCTAAGGTCCAAACTCTTCACATAAAAACCTTCAAAGCATCTAAAATCCTTTCCCTGAAGATGCGCCTTACCAAAAGGGTATAACTTAGCCGTCAAATATCCATCGCCACACACTCCCTTCAAAAGCAGATAAGGCACTATCAGGGATATGTCCAGCCTGTCAAAACTGACCACCTTTGAGTTTTTGCCGTACAGGTTTACTCCTTTCAAACTCAGGTAAGTAAGTCCTTCCTGCACATGGTTTGCTGTTAGGTATATACCCTTTGACATGAGCCACATATCCAGGAGAAGAAACTTGGGAAGAGTCAGAAAAGCAAGAAGGATAAAAAGAATTGCAGAGCTTGTAAAAAGAAGAACAGAAAATTTAAGGCTGCTTTTTCTCATTACCCTTCTTTTCTCTTTCTTCTATAAGTTTTTTAAGCTCCTCAGCCATCTTTTGATGCTGGCGCGTTATTTCAGAAAGTTCCTCCGGCTTTTCTATAACATAGGGTGTCAGAAATATAAAGAGAGAGACCTTATCCTCCGTTTTTGTATCCCTTCTGAAGATCCTTCCCAATCCCGGAATGTCCTTGAGTCCTGGGACTCCCTGTGTGCTGGTAAGTGTTTTGGTGTTTACCAAACCGCCTATGATGATGGTTTGTCCGTTTTCTACCACCACATCCGAGTTTACCTGTCTGTTGGATGTGACGGGAACTGCGTAGCTAAGTGTTCCTATCTGGGGTCTTATGTAATCTACAATGTCCTGAAGCTTGAGGTTTATCTGAAGCCTGAGGTCTTTGCCCGATATGGTGGGAGTAACTCCCAGGTCTAATCCCACTTCCTTGTAGTCATATGTAATGACAGGCATACCGTTTATGTCAAACTTTACACCCGATGCGTAAGGTACCACCTGACCCACCTTTATCTCCGCAGTTTGATTATCCAAAGTCAGAACCTTTGGATTTGATACTATGTTAAAACCGCTACCACTCTCCAAAAGAGAAAAGAGCAGTAGAAGGTCTGGGAAAAATAGCTGGGTGCCCCCTATGGTAACCGTCCTTCCAGCTGTGCTGAGTACTCCCATGATAAAGTTCCCAGAAAGTATGGCATTGTATACATCCTGAAGACTTCCACCTCCAAGGCTCACACCTCCTTGTGTCCCTATTATCTGCCACTTTACACCTATATCTAAGGCTTTGCTGGTACTCATCTCCACTACCGTTGCTGCCAAGAGAACCTGTTTTCTTCTTACATCCATTTTCTCTATAAGGGATTTGACGCCTTCGTACTCCTGAGGAGTTGCGTAAAGTATTACCGAATTAGTGCCTCTATCAAAACCTATTCTCATACCCTCCTTTGTCTCTATGGGCATAAGCTGGAGCTGTGTTTGTTTGGGTCGCTCCTCCCTCCTAAGGGGCGTTTCCAATCCTCTTATTTCTGGCATCTGGGGTGCTGTGGAAGGATAAGGCTCCTGAGGTTGCACCGCTCCTACAGGGCTTATTCCTCTAAAAAGACTCTGGAGACTTTTGTATATCTCTTCAGCAGATACAAACTTCAAAGATATGATGTAAAAGTTCCTCTCCAATCCCCCCAAGCTCTCCCTGTCTAAGGTGCCTATAACTTCCTTCACTATATTCTGAACGCTTTCGTTAGCCGCCACTATTATGGCATTGCTGTCTTTATTAAAGGTTATAAAAGTGGGACTGCCAAGCTGTTGCTGAAAAGCGGCAGTCAAAGGTTGAAGACTTTGAAATACAGTGTCTGCCTTTGCTCTCTCCAGCCTGTAAACCTTTACCTTTATTGCCCTTTCTGGTGAGTCCAGCTCTCTGAGTATGGCTTTTACCTTTTCTATGTTTTTGGCTATGTCAGCAATAAGGAGAGTGTTGGACTGTTGATGTATGGCAAGTTTTGCAAAGGGTGAAAGGAAAGGCTGAACAGCCTGTTGAAGCTGAAGTGCCTGCGTATTTTCAGCCTTGTAAAGGTAAATTATCACCTCTCCAGAGGTGGAAGGTCTTTTTAAACTTGCAAAAGAGGTAGCTTGCCCAAGCGGAACTATCCTTACAAAACCCCTCTCCTCTATAACTCCGTATCCCTGCATAGACAGAGATAGTACAAAAAGGTCCCAGGCCTCTCTTATACTCACGGGTTTTGCCGAGCTTATGGTCAGGCTCCCCTTCACATTAGGGTCAAGGACTATGTTTTTGCCTGTTAGCTCGGACATAAATTTGGCAATTGCGGAGATATCGGCATTCTGAAAGTTGAGATATACCTTCCCAGTCTTTTTTTGCTCCTGTGCCTGCTTTTGAAGCTCCTCCGCCGTTTGGGCATAAACACCCACCGAGAGAACAAAGAGGGAAAACACTAAAATAAATAACCTTAGCATCACTCCACCCTCAGATTAAGCTCCACAGGTGCGCCATCCCTAAGAAGGCTTATCTTTAGGCTCGTTTCGTTTCTCAGTGCCTGAAGTATCCTGAAAGCATCCTCACCGCTCCTTATCTCTTGGTTGTTTATAGCTATTAGCACATCACCGGCCTTTATGCCAGCTCTGGAAAATATGCTCTGCGGGTCCACCCACTCAAAGAGAAAACCTCTTGTCTGCCCGTTCTGTACATAAGGCACCAACCTTATCTGTCTAAACATTATGCCCGGATCTGCCGTTACATTCTCTATCTCCCGTTTGGAAACCACAGCCTGAAGGCTCTCAGAAGGTGAAGATAAGCTTGGAGCTTCCTGCCTCAGAGCAACAGTCTTGACAGGCTCGAATCTAAAACCAACAGTCTTAGTCTCCTGACCCTTACCCAGCAACAGATAATTCCTCTGAATGTCTATTACTCTATAACTTCCCACCTGACTGCCGATCCTCACCGTTTGCACCTTTCCCCCCATATCAACAAGAGCCATCCTGATGCTCCCGCTCACCGTTGCTATAAGATGCATTTTTGTTATGTCTTCACTGGGAAGAGCCTCCTGCTCCTTAAAGATGGCGCTAAAGTCGGGAGTGCTGGCTCTTTCTCTTGGCATCTGAGGTACGCTGAGATGCCAGAAGGGCAAAAGAGAAAAGTAGTAAAGGGTAAGTGCCAAAAAGGCAAAGTTGGCAAGAAAAAGCAAATACACTCCCACCATATGGGTATAAATTGTACTACAATTTTAATATGAGCCTTCACTCTACCACCATCCTTGCTGTCAGAAGGGATAACACCACCGTCATAGGAGGTGATGGACAGGTGACGCTGGGGCATTCGGTTATAAAGCACGGGGCAAAAAAGATAAGGAAGCTGTACAACGATAGGGTGCTTGTGGGTTTTGCGGGCTCTGCGGCGGATGGACTTGCTCTCATGGAAAGACTTGAGGCAAAGCTTGAGGAGTTCAGAGGAAACTTAGTAAGAGCTTGCGTTGAGCTGGCAAAGGAGTGGAGAATGGACAAGTACCTTAGAAGGCTTGAGGCTATGCTTCTTGTGGTGGATAAAGACAACATGCTTCTACTTTCGGGAAATGGTGATGTTATAGAACCTGATGAGCCTGTTATAGCCATTGGGTCTGGTGGAGACTTTGCAAGGTCAGCAGCGCTCGCTCTTTATAGACACACCAACATGTCTGCTGAGGAGATAGTTAAAGAGGCGCTCAAAATAGCCAGTGAGATATGCATATACACCAATTCCAACTTTGTAATAGAAAAAGTGAGCTAAATGCTAGAGAAAGGTCTTTTAAAGGTGCTTCTTAAGCTGCAAGATACCCAGATGAGCATAGAAAGACTTGAAAAAGCTCAGAAGAAGCTAAAGGAGGAAGAATCCAGATTAAGAAGAGAGTTCTCAAAGCTTGAAGAGGAGGAAGCTCAAACACTTCTGGTCATAAAAAACATAGAGAGTCAGATAAAGCAAATCAAGGAAGAAATTTCAAGATGCAAGGAAGGTATAAAAAGAGCAGAAAGTAGACTCAATATGGTGAGGAAGGCACAAGATTATAAGGCACTTTTGAGAGAGAAGGCAAAGTATGAGGACAGCATCATAAAGCTCAGTCAAGATTTAAAAAACCTTGAAACAGAAAAGAAAGAAAGGGAAAGCGCTTATGCAAAGGAGAAAAAAGTATTTGAGAGAAGATACAGAGAGATTAAAGAAGAGCTTGAATACATCACCTTAGAGCAGGAGAATATCTCAAAAAAGCTCAAGGAAGTAAAAGGTCAAGAGCAGAGGCTAAGGGAGAGTATTCCTTCCCAGGTGCTGATGGAGTACGAAAAACTAAAGGATCATGTGGGGCTTCCTGTGATAGTTTCTGTGGTGAGCTTTGGAGCATGCGGTGGCTGCGGTATGACACTACCTGCTACGCTATACTCAAAAGTGGTATCGGGGCAGATAATAAACTGTCCCAACTGTGGCAGATGGGTCTACTATGAGACTTAAAGGCATAGACCCAGTCCTGATGATGGCGCTTGTCCTGGTGCAGCTGATAGGCTTCCTGGGTGTCTTTAGCGCAACTTATAAAGATGGTATTTCTCCTCTCTTTTTAAAGCAATTTCTTTATACGGTTCTTGGCTGGATCATGTTGATAGTTATTACATTTACCAATTTTCGCATGCTTTACGATATGGCTCCAGTCATATACATGCTGAATCTTTTTTTTCTTGTTCTGGTGCCTCTTTTTGGAAAGACGGTTTACGGAGCAAAAAGGTGGCTGGACCTTGGTCCTTTTAGCTTGCAACCTTCTGAGTTTATGAAGTTCTCCCTGCTGCTCTTTATCACTTACATACTTGGACACACAAAGAAAAGCGTTAGCAAAGAATCCGTCATTCTGATGCTTGCCTTTTTGATCCCAGCCATCTTGACTCTCAAACAGCCAGACCTTGGGACTGCAATATCTTACGGGATAATTCTTCTGTCTCTGCTTTTTTTTAAAGGTGTACGTCTGAGGTTCTTTTTTGCTTTGGGATTTTTACTTTTGGTGCTTTCACCTTTAGTGTGGCATTTCTTGAAGGATTACCAGAGGGAGAGGATAATGGCGGTCATAGACCCTTATGCGGACTATGCTGGAAGTGGATATCAGCTCATACAGTCTGTAATAGCGGTGGGTTCTGGTGGCATAGTGGGTAAAGGTCTTTTGAAAGGTACTCAATCGCACCTTCTGTTCCTCCCTGAAAAGCATACAGACTTTATATTCTCCGTAATAGCGGAAGAGGGAGGATTTGTGCTAAGTCTTTTGCTGTTATCCTTGTACTTCCTACTTATATACCGATTGATAACTTATGGCATGCGCATCTACGACGGAAACCAGAGGCTATTTTTGGGTGGCGCTGTATCGCTTTTGCTTTTTCAGGTGTTTGTAAATTTAATGATGACTATGGGACTTATGCCTGTTGTTGGCATACCTCTGCCCTTTGTGAGCTTTGGAGGAAGCAGCGTTTTAACCTTTAGCATGCTGCTGGGAGTCTGCTTTTCTATAGTAAGAGAGTACAGGTTAAAGGACATACACTTTGAGGAAAAGCTATGATAGAGAGTCTTTATGTGCATGTGCCTTTCTGCTCCTACAAATGCCCTTACTGTGATTTTGTATCCTTTGCAAGTTCTGCTATATCTCATGAAGATTACCTTAAGCTGCTCATTAAGGAGCTTGAGCTATACAAAGGTGAGAGCTTTTCTCTTAAGACTCTTTACTTGGGAGGTGGGACTCCATCTCTTATAAGCCCAGAGCTTTACAGGGAGTTTTTAAAGGCTCTTGACGTGGACCTTAGCCAGCTGGAGGAGTTTACCATAGAGTGCAATCCAGAGACTTACAGAGAGGATGAGTTCAAAAAAATGAAAGACCTGGGATTAAACCGGGTGAGTGTTGGGGTTCAGAGCTTTAAGGAAAAGGGGCTAAGGATGCTGGGAAGGAGGCACACTGTAAAAGAATCCATAGACTGCATTATGTCAGCCTATCATGCTGGGATAGAGAATATAAGCATAGACCTCATATACGCCTATCCCAACCAAACCCTCAAGGACCTCAAAGAGGAGCTAAGATTTATAGAAGACCTTCCCGTAAAGCACGCCTCCTGCTACATACTCACACCTTACGAGGATACTCTCTTTGGGTATCTTTTGAGCAAAGGCAAGCTTCAACTTCCGGATGCAGACAAGATAGCGGACATGTACCTGTTTCTTGTAGAAAAGCTCAGTTCTCTTGGCTTTGACCACTACGAGATATCCAACTTTGCTATGCCCGGTTATGAGTGCAGGCATAATCTCTCTTACTGGCTTGGGAAGGAGTTTTTGGGTTTGGGTGTCTCTGCGTGGAGCTTTGTAAGGGATGTGAGGTTTGGAAACACGAAAAATCTTGATAAGTATGCTACTTTAGTGCTTATGGGGAGAAAACCTGCTCATCAGTGCGAAGTGCTAAAAGGTAAGAGAAAACTCCAAGACACGCTCTTTACAAGACTCAGAACCAAGTGGGGCATTCCCAAAGAATACGCAAATCTGATACCAGAGGACTTATCTGAATTTTTTGAAATAACCAACGAAAGTATCAGGCTCAAAGAGGAGGGTATGCTTCTTATCAACGAGATACTCCTCAGAGTTTTCCGTCTTTTGGAGGCAAGGCATGGTCTACTACCAGATGAGGAAGCTCCAGCTAATTGGCAGGCTACTCTTTGAGGAGGGGCTTGTGGATGCAAGAGCTGGAAATCTATCTGTCAGGATAGGTGATAAGATGCTCATAACCAGGAGGGGATCTTTCTTGGGAGACCTCAAAGACCACGACTTTATACTCTTGGACATTAAAAGGGAAAGCCTTCTTGATGAGAGGGCATCTTCTGAGCTTGTGGTCCACAGGGAGGTTTATTTAAAAACACAAAAACGTGCCGTAGTTCATGCACATCCTGTGAGCGCAGTAAAGCTCTCTTTTGAAAAAGACCTTATAGTGCCAAAAGATTCGGAAGGGAAGGAGCTTTTGGGAAGCGTTAGGGTGCTTAAAGAGCTGCCTTCGGGAAGCTACCAGCTGGCTCAAGCGGTGGCAGAGACTTTAGCTGGGGAGAAGTTGGTGGTAGTTAGGGGACACGGGGTTTTCAGTGCGGACACAGATGTCTTTTATGCTTACAGTCATATATCTGTCCTTGAGCATTCGTGTAAAATACTGCTTGATGAATGAGCTAATCTACAAGGGTTGTAAGATACCTTCCGAGCTTTATTACGACATAGAAAATCAGGTTTGGTATAAGCTGGAGCCTGATGGCACCGTGAGGGTTGGAGCAACGGACATAGGACAGACAAGGGCAGGTAGGATGGTCAATGTCAGGATAAAGCCGCCCGGTAAACATGTGCCAAAGGGAAAGCCGATTGCGAGCCTTGAGAGTGGAAAGTGGACAGGTCCAATACCTGCAGTCATAGAAGGCCAGGTGGTGGAAAGGAACGAGGCGCTCTTTGACACACCAGACCTTATCAACGACGACCCTTATGGCAAGGGGTGGATAGCAAGGCTAAAACCCACCAACTTAGAGATGGACCTAAAAGACCTTGTCACTGGCGAAGAAGCTATAAGAAGGATGAAAGAATACATAGACAGAGAAGGCGTAGAGTGTAAAAGTTCATAAAGCTTTTGCCAGCAGGGAGGGTATCATCTTTAGCTCCTCATCCAGAATGGTTCTAACATCCAAAAGAAGCTGGTCTTCTTTTATTCTGCCTATTATGGGCGGGTCAAGGCTTCTGAGTATTCTGTCAAGCTCCTGGGCTGTTAGCTTTTTGTGTATTACTGCAACACAGTAAGTTTCAAGGCTTAGCTCG
The DNA window shown above is from Hydrogenobacter thermophilus TK-6 and carries:
- a CDS encoding glycine cleavage system protein H encodes the protein MNELIYKGCKIPSELYYDIENQVWYKLEPDGTVRVGATDIGQTRAGRMVNVRIKPPGKHVPKGKPIASLESGKWTGPIPAVIEGQVVERNEALFDTPDLINDDPYGKGWIARLKPTNLEMDLKDLVTGEEAIRRMKEYIDREGVECKSS